Proteins from a genomic interval of Papaver somniferum cultivar HN1 chromosome 4, ASM357369v1, whole genome shotgun sequence:
- the LOC113275941 gene encoding uncharacterized protein LOC113275941 isoform X2 produces MIPTISDVSTVEEWRVVAQDIVQRDASNVNWKATIVDWPGMGYSDRPKIDYNADVMENFLVQFMNSPDSPLQHSDDELVIFGGGHAATLALRAVKKGLVKTSAIAAVAPTWAGPLPIVFGRDSNMESRYGMLRGTLRAPAVGWMMYNMLVSNEKSIQSQYKSHVYANAENVTPEIIESRYALTKRKGARYAPAAFLTGLLDPVKSRKEFLELFTGLEGKTPVLVISTSGSPKRSKAEMDALRGAKGVSKFLELPGALLPQEEYPAVVAEELYAFLQDHFEPMQS; encoded by the exons ATGATACCCACAATATCTGATGTTAGTACTGTTGAAGAATGGAGAGTAGTAGCTCAAGATATTGTTCAAAGAGATGCTAGTAATGTTAATTGGAAAGCTACTATTGTTGATTGGCCTGGTATGGGTTATTCGGATAGACCCAAAATTGATTATAATGCCGATGTAATGGAGAATTTCTTGGTTCAGTTTATGAACTCACCGGATAGCCCCTTACAACACTCAG ATGATGAGTTAGTAATTTTTGGAGGAGGTCATGCGGCTACGTTAGCACTTAGGGCAGTTAAAAAGGGGTTAGTGAAGACATCAGCTATTGCTGCTGTTGCACCAACTTGGGCTGGACCTCTTCCTATAGTCTTTGGTCGAGATTCCAACATGGAATCGAG ATATGGGATGTTGAGAGGAACACTAAGAGCTCCAGCTGTTGGATGGATGATGTACAATATGCTCGTTAGCAATGAGAAATCCATCCAATCCCAGTATAAATCTCATGTATATGCAAATGCCGAAAATGTTACTCCTGAGATCATCGAGAGTAGATATGCCCTGACGAAGCGCAAAGGTGCAAGGTATGCTCCAGCTGCTTTCTTGACAGGTCTTTTAGATCCTGTAAAGTCTCGCAAGGAATTCCTCGAACTATTTACAGGCTTAGAAGGGAAGACACCTGTTTTAGTGATTTCAACTTCAGGCTCACCAAAGCGGTCAAAAGCAGAAATGGATGCTCTCAGGGGAGCAAAAGGTGTTAGTAAGTTTTTGGAGTTGCCCGGGGCTCTTCTTCCACAAGAAGAATATCctgctgttgtcgctgaagaaCTTTACGCATTCCTGCAAG atcattttGAGCCCATGCAAAGTTAA
- the LOC113275941 gene encoding uncharacterized protein LOC113275941 isoform X1 codes for MIPTISDVSTVEEWRVVAQDIVQRDASNVNWKATIVDWPGMGYSDRPKIDYNADVMENFLVQFMNSPDSPLQHSDDELVIFGGGHAATLALRAVKKGLVKTSAIAAVAPTWAGPLPIVFGRDSNMESRYGMLRGTLRAPAVGWMMYNMLVSNEKSIQSQYKSHVYANAENVTPEIIESRYALTKRKGARYAPAAFLTGLLDPVKSRKEFLELFTGLEGKTPVLVISTSGSPKRSKAEMDALRGAKGVSKFLELPGALLPQEEYPAVVAEELYAFLQDHFEPNRSKKKRSF; via the exons ATGATACCCACAATATCTGATGTTAGTACTGTTGAAGAATGGAGAGTAGTAGCTCAAGATATTGTTCAAAGAGATGCTAGTAATGTTAATTGGAAAGCTACTATTGTTGATTGGCCTGGTATGGGTTATTCGGATAGACCCAAAATTGATTATAATGCCGATGTAATGGAGAATTTCTTGGTTCAGTTTATGAACTCACCGGATAGCCCCTTACAACACTCAG ATGATGAGTTAGTAATTTTTGGAGGAGGTCATGCGGCTACGTTAGCACTTAGGGCAGTTAAAAAGGGGTTAGTGAAGACATCAGCTATTGCTGCTGTTGCACCAACTTGGGCTGGACCTCTTCCTATAGTCTTTGGTCGAGATTCCAACATGGAATCGAG ATATGGGATGTTGAGAGGAACACTAAGAGCTCCAGCTGTTGGATGGATGATGTACAATATGCTCGTTAGCAATGAGAAATCCATCCAATCCCAGTATAAATCTCATGTATATGCAAATGCCGAAAATGTTACTCCTGAGATCATCGAGAGTAGATATGCCCTGACGAAGCGCAAAGGTGCAAGGTATGCTCCAGCTGCTTTCTTGACAGGTCTTTTAGATCCTGTAAAGTCTCGCAAGGAATTCCTCGAACTATTTACAGGCTTAGAAGGGAAGACACCTGTTTTAGTGATTTCAACTTCAGGCTCACCAAAGCGGTCAAAAGCAGAAATGGATGCTCTCAGGGGAGCAAAAGGTGTTAGTAAGTTTTTGGAGTTGCCCGGGGCTCTTCTTCCACAAGAAGAATATCctgctgttgtcgctgaagaaCTTTACGCATTCCTGCAAGATCATTTTGAGCccaaccgatcaaaaaaaaaaagatcattttGA